In Drosophila simulans strain w501 chromosome 3R, Prin_Dsim_3.1, whole genome shotgun sequence, a single window of DNA contains:
- the LOC6729375 gene encoding ankyrin repeat and KH domain-containing protein mask isoform X7, producing the protein MDKAAMVDRSTSSTFFENFTKAMIRRFRYSVDYLLHLIVHILLAFLCLRPDLLDDIPESDPDSCPHEGEVREDEDETEEESEDSDESEGEEEEEDEEEIDVLQDNDADDEEIDDEDEEEDAPEVSSFLLDANNKRSSNISALLEAAANEKAPVLRHATHAIDETKQALTKMRCANSPRDKNGFSRSLVAACTDNDVNTVKRLLCKGNVNLNDAAASTDDGESLLSMACSAGYYELAQVLLAMSAAQVEDKGQKDSTPLMEAASAGHLDIVKLLLNHNADVNAHCATGNTPLMFACAGGQVDVVKVLLKHGANVEEQNENGHTPLMEAASAGHVEVAKVLLEHGAGINTHSNEFKESALTLACYKGHLDMVRFLLQAGADQEHKTDEMHTALMEASMDGHVEVARLLLDSGAQVNMPTDSFESPLTLAACGGHVELATLLIERGANIEEVNDEGYTPLMEAAREGHEEMVALLLSKGANINATTEETQETALTLACCGGFMEVAAFLIKEGANLELGASTPLMEASQEGHTDLVSFLLKKKANVHAETQTGDTALTHACENGHTDAAGVLLSYGAELEHESEGGRTPLMKACRAGHLCTVKFLIQKGANVNKQTTSNDHTALSLACAGGHQSVVELLLKNNADPFHKLKDNSTMLIEASKGGHTRVVELLFRYPNISPTENAAAANVTQAAPTSNQPGPNQMRQKIMKQQLQHQLQQLNAPPGLHELSEAARASNQQHFHQQQFSSAGNGSSNIVAMGTGEFLDAGDLQLTATAGMSAGAGTSTTGSETGMEEYGEVGGIDLTTLGAQQQEGLIAKSRLFHLQPGFDQQQQQQQQQQQQQPPAAGQHQLVPCKHFDLDMEHINSLQPPQKAPPAPPVLFHTVCQQPVMQQQQQLQPGQLKLKAMLPNRHRALKTAEVVEFIDCPVDQQQHGEQVRTQPLGEDGKTPQFACAGEDPRLQRRRGFMPELKKGELPPESSSSDPNELALKGADNNQPVPTALDNSPCAQTPARNSGGAITHSSEVLQSTAISDRPKVKATNKNNRKQAAAAAAAAAAAAAAAAAAAQHAQQVLPNPMVSIYNNLHLQHLQHPHLQFQQQLQLHHQRVAGLDNAAAAAAAAASSANMAYSISPASPLPSPTGSGNYVDQQLQQQTMDVALQRKTAMDDFRGMLETAVNGPRGRKDLALNTPQLNFFKDGWHMVGVHNFFGDQPKSPTETPPEMEETTMSSPTEGDQLGSEPPAEMKNLATLCSAAAAAAAVAAVNKDQVEISSDLESECEDDGGAGADGEENTLPPEPIELAAALREDGIIVEEEEDDEEEEDDDEEQDTNSGEGDKLNYDDEDAEVDNDGEVDYIDEDDGGGEGEEEEDDADDDEFFLDEPDSDQGTGNNNNNSKSGASSLPLKQRKMATRLENLILTSQTLCDFPPELSNSDLVHVLPQISNLKAAANSNAALNSVLQQQLAAASAAAAHAKASVVHQKQQHGEGDQQCEDDGSASTSDLYSGLEHFANDGEMEDIFQELASSLNYPELAEFSLNQMCKGRFAGNWAQSSGKWTGQEQLVGVVRSPGLINPGDVPQDAQRQANLVLLDYPMQNIQLEQRILDAEELHLQQHQQTPLSLLPFTDEQQQQLHHQALPNASEFQQHQQLALENDPELKQQLQQYSNARIIKAVAAQHQQQPPTNFVYNVESGDKNAPPVQLLFQLPPHMAQHQAQQQQGVGEPLTEQQQQQLHAEQAHLFQHRTGGQRPPTQSELEQVAQELLLQRSGQVPAGAPVVGVQAIPLKQKHFNLHPPPCPPTCVQHQVATQTHPASVVVPQPAVGYTQFALQASQQQQMQQNELSIWPMATPTPAPSSGVSSNKSMPGGIAKKAIDKQSRKERRCVVRQTPAGIQENTKLHLQPQVATAQQQVLVQNQLAVATTVSLDKTIEIDSETESNHDTALTLACAGGHEELVELLINRGANIEHRDKKGFTPLILAATAGHDKVVDILLKHSAELEAQSERTKDTPLSLACSGGRYEVVELLLSVGANKEHRNVSDYTPLSLAASGGYVNIIKLLLSHGAEINSRTGSKLGISPLMLAAMNGHTPAVKLLLDQGSDINAQIETNRNTALTLACFQGRHEVVSLLLDRRANVEHRAKTGLTPLMEAASGGYIEVGRVLLDKGADVNAAPVPTSRDTALTIAADKGHQKFVELLLSRNASVEVKNKKGNSPLWLAAHGGHLSVVELLYDHNADIDSQDNRRVSCLMAAFRKGHTKIVKWMVQYVSQFPSDQEMIRFIGTISDKELIDKCFDCMKILRSAKEAQAVKANKNASILLEELDLERTREESRKAAAARRRERKKKKKMEKKEEKRRQQQGNGAGGDDMQGDDDDVSDKDDDSDKDDEDEEAAPAAAREEGDSGIDQGSCSSGDTKGARFGGSQSAQAAEAAANSVSTNNQGKKNKKQAKNKVLISVEPTQPVITSNTVLKGICAKKQSAVEVVKQPPAAQQAAPLKRQLDVKKEEPALKKKEEKNSSSSSSNKREKENLAPKEVALPAKQQPSSSSKLQSSESASNINSSTATNTSSANTTRKEVAKPVSQAASATSLNPAKRTEVDGWKEVVRKSSAQQTTAVGASGAPLPVTATSSATSVQHHPHHHLGNSSSNSSSSLATSTTTAASSVPEMTCKKVQVPVNAISRVIGRGGSNINAIRATTGAHIEVEKQGKNQSERCITIKGLTDATKQAHMLILALIKDPDVDILQMLPRINSSIKQASSGGASTPMSVGTWDNRTAAGVNAYTFSSAASTTSTSSSSSASSTTPAGASYSNAHKQQQQQLQSVKGPSGRSSTSVKSNGSSTKVSASSGSGSRNGRAGSSYLAQQQPGRSSAGGSSNGVIKSKSESSSKSLPAAQKSSTTLGKSSTVSPGAQNFAKAAAIGQSSPKKAEGGTTSAVITSAGGRSSGVVAPFGRGKPVAGQGGPAATAASNVAQLGSVSGNSSNSNILAGPIGTFNVADVAAVNAAAAAGAAATNSNVKPIAPIAPPSKRVGSPIQAQQQHQTQQQQQQQIPQTAPVPGPQPQQQQPHQQQQQQQQQQQQAPQQQPQQANQQPQTSQQNLVINTNLLNDLMAASAANTTSDSFSAQLAAKLSSAYSLFSDYQQSQWGKLGDPGIGGGAGAVGDGLPQADASKAPGYNRNILSSPVGSSKASSNHSTSPPVGNVIQQQQQQQQPQSSQQALNIITSGPGGPATAPARSPMVSANEGNPAVGQPSINGTQGLGETAPAHSPGVIKPPTATVPIQRHVPMPISAPEAGAPPTFGAIGSNPASGNNSAAAQAAAAAAASAMIDRQQQNLQNMQTLQNLQRMVGASQQQQQQQQLNYPMDPTSSFIVDANNVLRLNPRVIFPQGNTKPPQPPPQGGTQSNVFGGNPGRQPPGAGARQPGGAAAQRWYGGTLEYPSYTGRDMLHLENGAGGMAGMGSPSAMSPNHDDIRKMPRPIGTERAASWKNNYFNVGAPSLNMEDALASVLPPWAHELKAQPPGLQQPPPPPQSQQQQQQPLNWLKQQPQQQQYRAYNNGPYPQQQQHEPMNMPMDYHNMQAPPNMSQQQQHVNLMPSYGYQHFVGAPGAVDISAHMPDKMEVWDHHDKHMPWTNYTTNWSN; encoded by the exons ATGGACAAGGCAGCAATGGTTGACCGCTCAACTTCTAGCAcgttttttgaaaactttacCAAAGCAATGATACGAAGATTCCGATACAGCGTGGACTATCTGCTGCATTTAATCGTCCAT ATCCTATTGGCATTCTTGTGTTTAAGGCCAGATCTCCTG GACGATATTCCAGAATCGGATCCGGATAGCTGTCCGCACGAGGGTGAGGTGcgcgaggatgaggacgaaaCGGAGGAGGAGTCGGAAGACTCTGATGAGTCCGaaggcgaagaagaagaggaggacGAAGAGGAGATAG ATGTGCTACAGGACAACGACGCGGACGACGAGGAGATCgacgatgaggacgaggaAGAGGACGCGCCCGAAGTGAGTTCCTTCCTCCTGGATGCCAACAACAAGCGTTCCAGCAATATCTCCGCTCTGCTCGAGGCCGCGGCCAACGAGAAGGCTCCTGTCCTGCGCCACGCCACTCACGCCATCGACGAGACCAAGCAGGCGCTGACAAAGATGCGCTGCGCCAACAGTCCCCGCGATAAGAA TGGATTCTCCAGATCCCTCGTGGCTGCCTGCACGGATAATGATGTCAATACGGTGAAGCGGCTGCTTTGCAAGGGCAATGTGAACCTGAACGATGCCGCCGCCTCCACGGATGATGGCGAGTCCCTGCTCTCCATGGCCTGCTCTGCGGGCTACTACGAATTGGCTCAG GTTCTGCTGGCCATGTCTGCCGCCCAGGTGGAGGACAAAGGGCAAAAGGACTCAACGCCTCTAATGGAAGCTGCATCCGCCGGTCATTTGGACATCGTCAAACTGCTGCTCAACCACAACGCCGATGTGAACGCCCACTGCGCCACGGGCAACACCCCGCTCATGTTTGCTTGCGCCGGTGGTCAGGTGGACGTGGTGAAGGTGCTGCTCAAGCACGGCGCCAACGTCGAGGAGCAGAACGAGAACGGACACACCCCCTTGATGGAAGCAGCTTCCGCCGGCCACGTGGAGGTAGCCAAG GTGCTGCTTGAACATGGAGCCGGCATCAACACCCACTCAAATGAATTCAAGGAGAGCGCCCTCACACTAGCCTGCTACAAGGGTCACCTGGACATGGTGCGATTCCTGCTTCAGGCAGGTGCAGATCAGGAGCACAAAACCGATGAAATGCACACTGCCCTAATGGAGGCTTCGATGGACGGCCATGTGGAGGTTGCTCGCCTGCTGCTGGACTCCGGTGCCCAAGTGAACATGCCTACGGACTCTTTCGAGTCCCCGCTAACGTTGGCGGCTTGCGGTGGTCACGTGGAGTTGGCAACACTCTTGATCGAGAGGGGAGCCAACATCGAAGAGGTGAACGACGAGGGTTACACCCCGCTCATGGAGGCCGCTCGCGAGGGACACGAGGAGATGGTAGCCCTCTTGCTCAGCAAGGGTGCAAACATCAATGCCACGACCGAGGAGACCCAGGAGACAGCTTTGACGCTGGCCTGTTGCGGTGGCTTCATGGAGGTGGCTGCATTCCTGATCAAGGAGGGAGCTAATCTTGAGCTGGGTGCTTCCACACCGCTCATGGAAGCTTCGCAGGAGGGACACACCGATTTGGTAAGCTTCCTGCTGAAGAAGAAGGCCAATGTCCATGCAGAGACCCAGACGGGCGATACCGCCTTGACGCATGCCTGTGAGAACGGACACACAGATGCGGCCGGTGTGCTGCTGTCGTATGGAGCTGAACTGGAGCACGAGTCCGAGGGTGGTCGAACGCCACTAATGAAAGCCTGTCGTGCCGGACACCTGTGCACTGTCAAGTTCCTCATTCAAAAGGGCGCTAATGTCAACAAACAGACCACCAGTAATGACCACACTGCCTTGTCGTTAGCCTGTGCCGGGGGTCATCAGTCTGTGGTGGAACTGCTATTAAAAAACAACGCCGACCCGTTCCACAAGCTGAAGGACAACAGCACCATGTTAATCGAAGCCTCCAAGGGTGGACACACTCGTGTGGTCGAGCTACTCTTCCGCTATCCGAACATTTCGCCTACGGAAAACGCAGCGGCTGCGAATGTTACCCAGGCAGCTCCAACCAGCAATCAACCTGGTCCAAATCAGATGCGTCAAAAGATCATGaagcagcagcttcagcatCAGTTGCAGCAGCTGAACGCTCCCCCTGGCTTGCATGAGTTGTCTGAGGCGGCACGTGCATCCAATCAACAACATTTCCACCAGCAACAGTTCAGCAGTGCCGGCAATGGATCCTCCAACATCGTGGCAATGGGAACTGGCGAATTTTTGGATGCCGGTGATCTGCAACTTACGGCTACTGCGGGAATGAGTGCGGGAGCCGGAACCAGTACCACGGGCAGTGAGACTGGAATGGAGGAGTATGGCGAAGTCGGAGGAATTGACTTGACTACTCTTGGCGCTCAGCAGCAGGAGGGTCTTATTGCAAAGTCGAGATTGTTCCATTTGCAGCCCGGCTTtgatcagcagcaacagcagcagcagcagcaacaacaacagcagccacctGCAGCCGGCCAGCACCAGTTAGTTCCATGTAAGCACTTCGACCTGGACATGGAGCACATCAATTCTCTGCAGCCGCCGCAAAAGGCACCGCCCGCTCCACCTGTACTCTTCCACACCGTTTGCCAGCAGCCTGtaatgcaacagcagcagcaacttcagcCAGGTCAGCTCAAGTTAAAGGCCATGCTTCCCAACCGCCATCGCGCGTTGAAAACCGCCGAAGTAGTGGAGTTTATTGACTGCCCGGTGGATCAACAACAGCATGGCGAGCAGGTGCGCACACAGCCTTTGGGTGAGGATGGAAAGACCCCTCAGTTTGCATGCGCTGGAGAGGATCCACGGTTGCAGCGCCGACGCGGCTTTATGCCGGAGCTGAAGAAGGGTGAACTTCCGCCGGAGAGTAGCAGCAGTGACCCTAACGAGCTAGCCCTTAAAG GAGCCGACAACAATCAGCCCGTACCGACAGCACTGGACAATAGCCCCTGCGCCCAGACCCCAGCG CGAAACTCTGGCGGAGCAATAACCCATTCCTCGGAAGTTCTGCAGAGCACAGCTATCAGCGACAGGCCAAAGGTAAAGGCCACCAACAAGAACAACCGGAAGCAagcggccgcagcagcagcagctgcagcagcagcggcggcggcagcagcagcggctgccCAACACGCCCAGCAAGTGTTGCCGAACCCAATGGTCTCCATCTATAATAACCTG CATTTGCAGCACTTGCAGCATCCACATCTCCAGTTTCAGCAGCAACTTCAACTGCATCACCAGCGAGTAGCTGGACTGGACAATGCAGCGgctgcagccgcagcagcggctTCATCCGCGAACATGGCCTACTCTATTTCTCCGGCATCTCCACTTCCCTCGCCCACTGGCAGCGGCAACTATGTCgatcagcagctgcaacagcagacCATGGATGTAGCTCTACAGCGCAAGACGGCCATGGACGATTTCCGTGGCATGTTGGAGACGGCGGTAAATGGTCCAAGGGGCAGAAAAGACCTGGCTCTTAACACACCCCAGCTGAACTTCTTCAAGGACGGCTGGCATATGGTGGGAGTGCACAATTTCTTTGGTGATCAGCCAAAGTCGCCCACTGAGACTCCGCCGGAAATGGAGGAGACTACCATGTCCTCACCGACCGAAGGAGATCAGCTCGGATCCGAGCCTCCTGCCGAGATGAAGAACTTGGCCACGCTCTGCtcggccgcagcagcagctgctgctgtggcagcGGTTAACAAGGATCAGGTTGAGATTAGTTCGGATCTTGAGAGCGAATGCGAGGATGACGGTGGTGCTGGAGCAGATGGCGAGGAAAACACACTGCCGCCTGAGCCAATTGAATTAGCGGCCGCTCTAAGGGAGGATGGCATAATTgtggaggaagaggaggatgacgaggaggaggaagatgACGATGAAGAACAGGATACCAACAGCGGTGAGGGCGACAAGCTGAACTATGATGACGAAGACGCGGAGGTGGACAACGATGGTGAGGTAGACTACATCGACGAAGACGATGGTGGTGGAGAAGGCgaggaagaagaagatgaTGCAGATGATGACGAGTTCTTCTTGGACGAGCCTGACAGCGACCAAGGAACtggcaacaataataacaactcCAAAAGCGGTGCCAGTTCGTTGCCATTGAAACAGCGCAAAATGGCCACTCGGTTGGAAAACCTAATCCTGACCTCGCAGACACTGTGCGACTTCCCGCCTGAACTTAGCAACTCGGATCTGGTTCATGTCCTGCCCCAAATAAGCAATCTCAAAGCAGCGGCCAACAGCAACGCGGCTCTGAACAGCGTACTCCAGCAGCAGTTGGCAGCAGCCTCCGCGGCAGCTGCGCACGCCAAAGCGTCTGTAGTCcaccagaagcagcagcatgGAGAGGGAGATCAGCAATGCG AAGATGACGGCAGTGCTAGCACAAGTGATCTATATTCGGGCTTGGAGCACTTTGCCAATGATGGCGAAATGGAGGATATATTCCAG GAATTGGCAAGTAGCCTAAACTATCCCGAGCTTGCCGAGTTTAGCCTCAATCAGATGTGCAAGGGTCGATTTGCTGGAAATTGGGCGCAATCTTCCGGCAAGTGGACTGGTCAGGAGCAGTTGGTGGGCGTGGTAAGGTCGCCGGGTCTCATTAACCCAGGCGACGTTCCGCAGGATGCCCAGCGACAGGCAAATCTTGTCCTCCTCGACTATCCCATGCAAAACATCCAACTAGAGCAGCGGATACTCGATGCTGAGGAACTGCACCTGCAG caacaccagcaaacaCCGCTCTCCTTACTGCCCTTTACGGatgaacagcagcagcagcttcatcACCAAGCTTTGCCCAATGCATCCGAGTttcagcaacaccaacagcttGCCCTGGAAAACGATCCAGAACTAaagcagcagcttcagcagTACTCCAACGCGCGCATCATTAAAGCTGTGGCTGcccagcatcagcagcagcctcCAACCAACTTCGTTTACAACGTGGAGAGCGGCGACAAGAATGCTCCGCCAGTGCAATTGCTCTTCCAGTTGCCACCACACATGGCCCAGCATCaggcgcagcaacagcagggcGTTGGCGAGCCTCTTACcgaacagcaacagcagcagttaCACGCTGAGCAGGCGCATCTCTTTCAGCATCGAACTGGCGGTCAGCGTCCGCCCACCCAGAGTGAGTTAGAGCAGGTGGCTCAGGAGCTATTGCTTCAGCGAAGCGGCCAGGTGCCGGCAGGAGCTCCTGTTGTGGGTGTTCAAGCAATTCCACTCAAGCAAAAACACTTTAACCTGCATCCGCCGCCGTGTCCACCAACCTGTGTCCAGCATCAG GTGGCGACGCAGACGCATCCCGCTTCTGTTGTAGTGCCGCAGCCTGCTGTAGGATATACACAATTCGCTCTTCAGGCCtcccagcaacagcaaatgcaacaaaacgaGCTCTCCATTTGGCCGATGGCCACGCCTACTCCCGCGCCCAGCAGCGGTGTGAGCTCAAACAAGTCGATGCCCGGCGGCATTGCCAAAAAGGCCATTGACAAGCAGTCGCGCAAGGAACGTCGTTGCGTGGTGCGCCAGACACCAGCCGGCATTCAAG AGAACACCAAACTGCATCTACAGCCTCAGGTCGCAACAGCCCAGCAACAAGTTCTAGTGCAGAACCAGTTAGCAGTTGCGACCACCGTGAGTTTGGACAAGACTATCGAGATAGATTCAGAGACGGAATCCAACCACGACACGGCTTTAACCTTGGCTTGTGCCGGCGGTCATGAAGAGCTGGTGGAACTGTTGATCAATCGGGGAGCAAACATCGAGCACCGTGATAAGAAGGGATTCACACCGCTTATCCTAGCCGCTACCGCTGGCCACGACAAAGTCGTGGACATTCTGCTCAAGCACAGCGCTGAGTTGGAGGCTCAATCAGAGCGTACGAAGGATACACCATTGTCCCTGGCATGTTCTGGCGGCCGATACGAGGTGGTGGAACTTCTTCTTAGCGTTGGTGCCAACAAGGAGCACCGCAATGTATCTGATTACACTCCACTGAGCTTGGCAGCCAGTGGGGGCTATGTGAACATCATTAAACTGTTGCTTAGCCATGGAGCAGAGATCAACTCGCGAACGGGCAGCAAGCTGGGCATTTCACCGCTTATGCTAGCCGCCATGAATGGTCATACGCCGGCGGTTAAGTTGCTTTTGGATCAGGGATCCGACATAAATGCCCAGATCGAGACGAATCGCAATACGGCCTTGACTTTGGCTTGCTTCCAGGGCAGACACGAGGTCGTAAGTCTGCTGCTCGACCGACGGGCCAATGTGGAGCATCGAGCTAAGACGGGTCTGACACCACTCATGGAAGCCGCATCAGGCGGTTACATAGAGGTCGGTCGCGTTCTGTTGGACAAGGGTGCGGACGTGAATGCTGCTCCGGTACCGACGTCCAGAGATACGGCTCTCACAATTGCCGCCGACAAGGGCCATCAAAAGTTCGTGGAACTCCTGCTATCTCGTAATGCCAGCGTAGAGGTAAAAAATAAGAAGGGTAACTCCCCACTCTGGCTGGCTGCCCATGGTGGTCACCTGAGTGTGGTTGAGCTTTTGTACGACCATAATGCTGACATTGACTCACAGGATAATCGGCGTGTTTCCTGTCTGATGGCTGCTTTCCGCAAGGGGCACACCAAGATTGTGAAGTGGATGGTACAGTATGTGTCGCAGTTTCCCTCTGACCAGGAGATGATTCGCTTCATCGGTACCATAAGTGACAAAGAGCTGATAGACAAGTGTTTTGACTGCATGAAGATCCTGCGTAGCGCCAAAGAGGCCCAGGCCGTCAAGGCCAATAAGAATGCTTCGATCCTTTTGGAGGAGCTGGATTTGGAGCGTACTCGCGAGGAGAGCCGCAAAGCTGCCGCCGCCCGTCGTCGTGagcgcaagaagaagaagaagatggaGAAGAAAGAAGAGAAACGCCGTCAACAACAGGGCAATGGGGCTGGCGGAGATGATATGCAaggcgatgacgatgacgtcAGTGACAAGGATGATGATTCCGACAAGGACGATGAAGACGAGGAGGCAGCGCCGGCCGCCGCCCGCGAGGAGGGAGACTCTGGCATCGATCAGGGCTCGTGCTCCAGCGGAGACACCAAAGGTGCGCGCTTCGGTGGCAGTCAGTCCGCTCAGGCTGCGGAAGCGGCAGCCAATTCCGTGTCCACCAACAACCAGGGAAAGAAGAACAAGAAGCAGGCGAAAAACAAGGTGTTGATATCGGTAGAACCAACGCAACCAGTAATCACATCGAACACCGTCCTCAAGGGCATCTGTGCGAAGAAGCAGTCCGCAGTGGAAGTTGTAAAGCAACCTCCTGCCGCACAACAGGCTGCCCCTCTCAAGCGTCAGCTCGATGTGAAGAAGGAGGAACCTGCTCTCAAGAAGAAGGAAGAGAAGAACAGctcgtccagcagcagcaacaagcgTGAGAAAGAGAATCTTGCGCCCAAGGAGGTTGCACTGCCAGCCAAGCAGCAACCCAGTAGCTCCAGCAAACTGCAGAGCAGCGAGTCTGCGAGCAACATAAACAGCAGCACCGCTACCAACACCAGTAGCGCCAATACTACTCGGAAGGAAGTTGCAAAGCCAGTGTCACAAGCTGCGAGTGCCACCAGTTTGAATCCTGCAAAGCGCACCGAAGTCGATGGCTGGAAGGAAGTAGTCCGCAAGAGCAGCGCCCAGCAGACCACAGCGGTGGGAGCGAGTGGAGCCCCACTGCCTGTGACAGCCACCAGTTCGGCCACCAGCGTGCAGCACCATCCGCACCACCACCTAGGCAACAGCTCCAGCAACAGCTCGAGCTCCCTGGCCACCAGCACCACTACAGCAGCGTCTTCGGTTCCCGAGATGACCTGCAAGAAGGTGCAAGTGCCCGTAAATGCCATCTCCAGGGTTATTGGACGAGGTGGAAGCAACATCAACGCCATTCGCGCCACCACTGGTGCTCACATCGAGGTGGAGAAGCAGGGCAAGAATCAATCAGAGCGTTGCATCACGATCAAGGGCTTAACCGATGCTACAAAACAGGCACATATGCTCATTTTGGCACTAATCAAGGATCCCGATGTGGACATATTGCAAATGCTGCCCAGGATTAACAGCAGTATTAAGCAGGCGTCTAGTGGCGGAGCGAGCACACCAATGTCCGTGGGAACTTGGGACAATCGCACTGCTGCCGGTGTGAATGCGTATACCTTTTCTTCAGCTGCGTCCACCACCTCCACATCCTCCAGCTCGTCAGCTAGCTCTACTACACCAGCGGGAGCTTCGTACAGCAATGcgcacaagcagcagcaacagcagctgcagtcaGTGAAGGGCCCAAGTGGACGGTCATCAACGTCGGTCAAGTCTAATGGCAGTAGCACCAAGGTGTCGGCTTCGAGTGGATCGGGTTCCCGGAACGGCAGGGCTGGCAGTAGCTATCTTGCTCAACAGCAGCCTGGTCGCAGCTCCGCAGGTGGCTCTTCAAATGGCGTGATCAAGAGCAAGTCAGAAAGCTCTTCCAAATCCCTGCCAGCTGCACAAAAGAGCAGTACCACTTTGGGTAAATCATCGACTGTGTCACCGGGTGCACAGAATTTCGCAAAGGCAGCGGCTATTGGACAGTCCTCGCCCAAAAAGGCTGAGGGTGGTACTACATCTGCGGTGATCACCTCTGCCGGTGGGCGCAGCAGTGGCGTGGTGGCTCCATTTGGACGTGGCAAGCCTGTAGCTGGCCAAGGAGGACCTGCAGCAACGGCGGCTTCCAACGTTGCCCAGCTCGGAAGTGTGAGTGGCAacagtagcaacagcaacatatTGGCTGGACCAATTGGCACCTTTAATGTAGCGGATGTGGCCGCCGTGAATGCAGctgcggcagcaggagcagcagctacCAACAGCAATGTGAAACCCATTGCTCCCATTGCACCGCCCAGTAAGCGAGTTGGATCTCCCATCCAAgcccagcaacagcatcaaacacagcagcagcaacaacagcaaataccCCAGACAGCACCAGTTCCTGGCccacagccacaacaacaacagccgcatcagcagcagcaacaacagcagcagcagcaacaacaagcgcctcagcagcagccacaacaggCAAACCAGCAACCACAGACGTCCCAGCAAAATCTCGTGATCAATACAAACCTACTGAACGATCTGATGGCCGCCAGTGCAGCAAACACCACCAGCGATAGCTTCAGTGCCCAGCTAGCAGCCAAGTTGTCTAGCGCATATTCCCTGTTCAGTGACTATCAGCAGTCGCAGTGGGGCAAGTTGGGTGATCCAGGCATCGGcggtggagcaggagctgtGGGCGATGGTCTGCCGCAAGCGGATGCTTCCAAGGCACCAGGATACAATCGCAACATCCTCAGCTCGCCCGTTGGCAGTTCTAAGGCCTCGTCGAATCACTCCACCTCGCCTCCTGTAGGTAATGTgatccaacagcagcagcagcagcaacaaccgcaATCTAGCCAACAAGCTCTCAACATCATCACCAGTGGACCAGGAGGGCCTGCTACAGCACCAGCCAGATCACCCATGGTGTCAGCCAACGAGGGCAATCCCGCAGTGGGTCAACCCTCCATCAATGGAACCCAAGGACTGGGTGAGACGGCTCCTGCCCATTCGCCAGGCGTTATCAAACCGCCCACGGCCACAGTTCCCATCCAGCGCCATGTGCCCATGCCGATCTCTGCGCCGGAGGCCGGAGCACCGCCCACATTTGGAGCGATTGGTTCCAACCCAGCTAGCGGTAACAATTCTGCGGCTGCCCAAgccgcagctgccgccgccgcctcggCGATGATCGatcggcagcagcagaatTTACAGAATATGCAGACTTTGCAAAATTTGCAAAGGATGGTGGGAGCctcgcagcaacagcagcaacaacagcagctaaACTATCCAATGGATCCCACATCGTCGTTCATCGTGGATGCTAATAACGTGCTGCGCCTGAATCCACGCGTCATCTTTCCGCAAGGCAACACCAAGCCACCGCAGCCACCGCCGCAGGGAGGAACGCAGTCGAATGTATTTGGAGGAAATCCAGGCAGACAACCACCTGGAGCGGGTGCCAGACAGCCAGGAGGCGCAGCTGCACAGCGTTGGTATGGCGGCACTCTGGAGTATCCTTCATACACGGGCCGTGATATGCTGCACCTGGAGAATGGTGCCGGCGGAATGGCGGGCATGGGCTCACCATCTGCCATGTCGCCCAACCACGACGACATTCGCAAGATGCCGCGCCCCATAGGCACTGAGCGAGCCGCATCATGGAAGAACAACTACTTTAACGTGGGAGCCCCGTCACTTAACATGGAAGATGCTCTAGCCAGTGTGTTGCCCCCATGGGCACATGAGCTTAAGGCTCAGCCTCCGGGCTTGCAGCaaccgcctcctccgccgcagtcgcagcagcaacagcaacaaccgctCAACTGGCTgaagcagcagccgcagcagcagcagtacagGGCATACAACAACGGACCctatccgcagcagcagcagcatgagcCAATGAAT ATGCCAATGGACTACCACAACATGCAGGCACCTCCAAATAtgagccagcagcagcagcacgtcAACTTGATGCCCTCATACGGCTACCAGCATTTTGTGGGCGCCCCTGGAGCCGTTGACATCTCCGCACATATGCCGGACAAGATGGAGGTGTGGGATCACCACGACAAACAC ATGCCCTGGACCAACTATACCACCAACTGGTCCAACTGA